The genomic DNA taaatctcctttatttacttctgatttgactgaaataggtaatggttatttagaattaaaattctctaacaacacaaaactttGAATTAAATGATCTTCTTAACTTCTCTATATTATCCAATGTCATTTCCTTCTTTCTTACCAATCTCTAAGAACTTTCCAATAATCTCTCTTCCTCaccttcttcctttttaaaTCTGCTTGCTATGGAATCAAATAATACTCCTAACAGTCAGTATCAATCCTACTTTAGTCTTCTAAACTTCCCATACGACAGCTTTGCTCCCAATGTAAACATTGATTCCTCTCAAATCCCTTCTTTTAGTTCACAAACTAGTTCACAGTCGAGTCAACCTCCTAGTCAAACAGAAGAGACAGCAGAACAACATAGGGAGAGAAGGATATGGTCCGCACAAGATGACTTAGTCATAATAAGCGCCTGGTTAAACACATCGAAGGATGCAATTGTTGGGAATGATCAACCGTATGGGTCCTTTTGGAAGCGCATTGGTGAATATTATGCAACAAGTGATCATGTCCTTGGTGGTGGTGAACCAAGGCTCCCTGATCATTGTAGACAACGATGGCAAAAAATCAGCAGGGAAGTTAGTAAGTTCTGTGGAGCATACGCAGAGGCAAAGGGTGAGAAAGCTAGTGGCATGAATGATGTGGATATTCTGCAGAATGCTCACCAACTATACACTAAGCTGTACAAGAGGAAGTTTGGTTTGGAGTATGCTTGGAATGTGCTTCGCTATGAACAGAAAAGGATTAATTTAGAGCCTATGAACCCCACTCCAAAGACAACCAgctctaacaaaagaaaagccgATGATGCTGCACCATCTTCAGGGTCTGTTGTGGGTGAGCACGAGAGCAGGCCTGCTGGAATAAAGGCAATGAAAAAATCAAGGAACAAAGGTAAAGAGAAGGCTGCACCATCGACAGAGTTTAGTCACATGTGGGATATTAAAAAGAAGGATTTAGAGGGCATGAAAGAACTTCAAAAGATGTCCATTCTTGACACTCTCATTGCCAAGAAAGAAACgctagatgaagatgaaaaagctctaaagaagaagctaatggctGAACTGTTTTAGCTctagtttatgtttgttttaaacctAGTTTATGTTGTTTTAAGTATGTTTGTCTTATGTTTGTTCTAAGtatgtttgtcttttgttttaactCTAGTATATGGTTTTAATGAATCGGCTTATGTTTATGTTTCACACGTTTTTGTAATGACTCGGCTTATGTTTAATTAATCGATGTGTTTTCGTTTTCATGTTGAACCAGTCATGGACTCTTTATACGACTATGGTATAAACAGCCCATTAGACGGTAGTAGCGATTCAGAAGAGGAGGCTGAGACCTGTTACTATCCTCCGGAACCAGCTCCTGCGATTGGATTCACAAGTCTATCGAGTCGTGAAGCTCAACCACTACCTGCTAATGAGACATAACTGAACAAGCTCAACgaccaagtgatccagctcaatGACCAaatgatccagctcaaggaccaagtgatccagctcaaggaccaagtgatccagctcaagtaAATTTGTCTCATTttcggttgttgttgtttgcttccgAATGGTGAACCCGTGATCGGATTTTTTGTTTAGGCTTCGTATTTGGACTTTTGTTTAGGCTTggtatttggatttttgttttctttgtttggattttagttACAAAGACAGAGTCACAAgaattttaattagtttgtcCGATTGTTCACATGCACCAAGTTAACACTCACATGCACCAAATTCACATGCACCAAGTTCACAAGAATTAACTTCGCAAGAAtttgtctcttctctcttctgtctGAAA from Camelina sativa cultivar DH55 chromosome 7, Cs, whole genome shotgun sequence includes the following:
- the LOC104704337 gene encoding glutathione S-transferase T3-like, with the translated sequence MESNNTPNSQYQSYFSLLNFPYDSFAPNVNIDSSQIPSFSSQTSSQSSQPPSQTEETAEQHRERRIWSAQDDLVIISAWLNTSKDAIVGNDQPYGSFWKRIGEYYATSDHVLGGGEPRLPDHCRQRWQKISREVSKFCGAYAEAKGEKASGMNDVDILQNAHQLYTKLYKRKFGLEYAWNVLRYEQKRINLEPMNPTPKTTSSNKRKADDAAPSSGSVVGEHESRPAGIKAMKKSRNKGKEKAAPSTEFSHMWDIKKKDLEGMKELQKMSILDTLIAKKETLDEDEKALKKKLMAELF